A region of Arabidopsis thaliana chromosome 5, partial sequence DNA encodes the following proteins:
- the LON1 gene encoding lon protease 1 (lon protease 1 (LON1); FUNCTIONS IN: serine-type peptidase activity, protein binding, ATP-dependent peptidase activity, ATP binding; INVOLVED IN: proteolysis; LOCATED IN: cytosol, mitochondrion; EXPRESSED IN: 24 plant structures; EXPRESSED DURING: 13 growth stages; CONTAINS InterPro DOMAIN/s: ATPase, AAA-type, core (InterPro:IPR003959), Peptidase S16, active site (InterPro:IPR008268), Peptidase S16, ATP-dependent protease La (InterPro:IPR004815), Peptidase S16, lon N-terminal (InterPro:IPR003111), Peptidase S16, Lon C-terminal (InterPro:IPR008269), ATPase, AAA+ type, core (InterPro:IPR003593), Ribosomal protein S5 domain 2-type fold (InterPro:IPR020568), Peptidase S16, Lon protease, C-terminal (InterPro:IPR001984); BEST Arabidopsis thaliana protein match is: lon protease 4 (TAIR:AT3G05790.1); Has 18238 Blast hits to 18056 proteins in 2534 species: Archae - 547; Bacteria - 9804; Metazoa - 746; Fungi - 600; Plants - 445; Viruses - 7; Other Eukaryotes - 6089 (source: NCBI BLink).): MKGFDTNLRLQASSPEFSNGFLPKRQNFIKLNRRNCYPRSSFSPTMLKLFTSSASRVHHLTPVSRVVGSSPVESPLFKALSQITGWNRRSTSLGHRAFFCSEPTNGEAAAEAETKAVESDSEVSDSKSSSAIVPTNPRPEDCLTVLALPVPHRPLFPGFYMPIYVKDPKVLAALQESRRRQAPYAGAFLLKDDPSADSSSSTDAEKNINELKGKELLNRLHEVGTLAQISSIQGDQVILVGHRRLRIKEMVSEEPLTVKVDHLKDNPFDMDDDVVKATSFEVISTLRDVLKTSSLWRDHVQTYTQHIGDFTYPRLADFGAAICGANRHQAQEVLEELDVHKRLRLTLELMKKEMEISKIQETIAKAIEEKISGEQRRYLLNEQLKAIKKELGVETDDKSALSAKFKERIEPNKEKIPAHVLQVIEEELTKLQLLEASSSEFNVTRNYLDWLTILPWGNYSNENFDVARAQTILDEDHYGLSDVKERILEFIAVGRLRGTSQGKIICLSGPPGVGKTSIGRSIARALNRKFFRFSVGGLADVAEIKGHRRTYVGAMPGKMVQCLKSVGTANPLVLIDEIDKLGRGHAGDPASALLELLDPEQNANFLDHYLDVTIDLSKVLFVCTANVIDMIPNPLLDRMEVISIAGYITDEKVHIARDYLEKTARGDCGVKPEQVEVSDAALLSLIENYCREAGVRNLQKQIEKIYRKIALKLVREGAVPEEPAVASDPEEAEIVADVGESIENHTVEENTVSSAEEPKEEAQTEKIAIETVMIDESNLADYVGKPVFHAEKLYEQTPVGVVMGLAWTSMGGSTLYIETTVVEEGEGKGGLNITGQLGDVMKESAQIAHTVARKIMLEKEPENQFFANSKLHLHVPAGATPKDGPSAGCTMITSLLSLATKKPVRKDLAMTGEVTLTGRILPIGGVKEKTIAARRSQIKTIIFPEANRRDFDELAENVKEGLNVHFVDDYGKIFELAFGYDKQED; encoded by the exons ATGAAGGGCTTTGATACTAATCTTCGTCTACAGGCTTCTTCTCCAGAATTCTCCAATGGTTTCTTGCCTAAAAGgcaaaactttataaaactcAATCGCAGAAATTGTTACCCCagatcttctttctctcccacCATGTTAAAGCTCTTCACTTCCTCCGCCTCTCGAGTCCACCATTTGACTCCGGTAAGTAGGGTCGTCGGGTCTTCTCCAGTGGAGTCTCCATTGTTCAAAGCGTTGAGTCAAATCACTGGGTGGAATCGGCGATCTACTTCGTTGGGTCATCGTGCTTTCTTCTGCTCTGAGCCTACCAATGGAGAGGCGGCGGCTGAAGCTGAAACTAAGGCGGTGGAGTCCGATTCTGAAGTGTCTGACTCCAAATCTTCGTCTGCGATTGTGCCCACTAACCCTAGGCCTGAAGATTGTTTAACG GTTCTAGCATTGCCGGTGCCACATAGGCCGCTTTTTCCTGGTTTTTACATGCCAATCTATGTCAAG GATCCTAAAGTACTCGCAGCCTTACAAGAGAGCAGAAGACGACAAGCTCCATATGCAGGAGCTTTCCTTCTGAAGGATGACCCATCAGCTGATTCATCTTCAAGCACTGACgcagaaaaaaacataaatgagCTGAAAGGGAAAGAGTTGCTTAACCGGCTTCACGAAGTTGGCACACTTGCTCAG ATTTCAAGTATCCAAGGAGACCAAGTTATCCTTGTTGGTCACAGGCGACTTCGCATAAAAGAGATG GTGAGCGAAGAACCACTTACCGTCAAAGTCGATCATCTTAAG GATAATCCGTTTGACATGGACGATGATGTCGTCAAGGCAACATCTTTTGAAGTTATTTCAACTCTTAGGGATGTACTGAAGACAAGTTCACTATGGAGAGATCACGTTCAGACATATACCCAG CATATAGGTGATTTCACTTATCCACGACTAGCTGATTTTGGAGCGGCGATATGTGGCGCAAATAGGCATCAAGCTCAAGAAGTTCTTGAAGAACTGGAT GTTCACAAACGTCTGCGGTTGACGCTGGAattgatgaaaaaagaaatggaaattAGCAAGATACAG GAAACCATAGCAAAagcaattgaagaaaaaattagcGGTGAGCAACGTCGTTACTTGCTAAATGAGCAGCTCAAGGCTATAAAGAAG GAGCTTGGTGTGGAGACAGATGACAAATCTGCACTTTCTG CAAAGTTTAAGGAAAGGATTGAGCCTAACAAGGAAAAAATTCCAGCGCATGTATTACAAGTCATAGAAGAAGAGCTTACAAAGCTGCAGCTGTTAGAGGCGAGTTCAAGCGAGTTTAACGTGACGCGTAACTACCTTGATTGGTTGACCATATTGCCTTGGGGAAATTACag TAATGAAAACTTTGATGTTGCACGGGCGCAAACAATTCTTGACGAGGATCACTATGGCTTATCTGACGTAAAGGAAAGAATACTGGAATTTATTGCAGTGGGAAGACTTAGAGGCACTTCACAAG GGAAAATCATCTGCCTCTCCGGCCCTCCTGGAGTAGGCAAAACTAGTATTGGGCGGTCTATTGCACGTGCTCTTAATCGCAAATTTTTCCGGTTCTCTGTTGGAGGGTTAGCAGATGTCGCTGAGATCAAG GGGCATCGTCGGACATATGTTGGCGCCATGCCAGGAAAGATGGTGCAATGTCTAAAGAGTGTGGGGACAGCAAATCCTCTTGTTCTAATCGATGAGATTGATAag CTGGGGAGAGGCCATGCTGGTGACCCGGCCAGTGCTTTGTTGGAGCTTCTGGATCCAGAGCAAAACGCAAATTTTCTGGACCACTATCTCGACGTTACTATAGATCTATCAAAG GTTTTATTTGTGTGCACAGCAAATGTGATAGACATGATTCCAAATCCTTTGCTAGACAGAATGGAGGTGATTTCTATTGCTGGGTATATCACTGATGAAAAAGTTCATATCGCAAGAGACTATTTGGAAAAAACTGCACGTGGAGATTGTGGTGTCAAGCCTGAACAG GTTGAGGTGAGTGATGCAGCGCTTCTTTCCTTGATAGAAAATTACTGCAGAGAAGCAGGTGTTAGGAATCTCCAGAAACAGATCGAGAAGATTTACCGTAAG ATTGCACTTAAATTAGTGCGTGAAGGAGCAGTCCCCGAAGAGCCTGCAGTTGCAAGTGATCCTGAAGAAGCTGAAATCGTGGCTGATGTTGGCGAATCCATAGAGAATCATACTGTCGAAGAAAACACTGTGTCCTCTGCTGAAGAACCAAAGGAAGAGGCCCAAACCGAGAAGATAGCTATTGAAACGGTTATGATTGATGAGTCAAACCTTGCGGATTATGTAGGAAAACCGGTATTCCATGCAGAGAAGCTCTATGAGCAGACACCGGTAGGTGTTGTGATGGGTCTAGCTTGGACATCAATGGGTGGTTCAACATTGTACATAGAGACGACTGTTGTGGAGGAAGGGGAAGGTAAAGGTGGCCTGAATATAACGGGTCAGCTCGGTGATGTGATGAAAGAAAGTGCACAAATTGCTCACACAGTCGCCAGAAAGATCATGCTAGAGAAAGAACCAGAGAATCAGTTCTTTGCAAACTCCAAGCTTCATCTCCATGTTCCTGCAGGAGCCACTCCCAAGGATGGTCCAAGTGCAGGCTGCACCATGATCACATCTTTACTATCACTTGCCACGAAGAAACCCGTTAGGAAGGACCTTGCAATGACTGGAGAAGTCACACTAACCGGAAGAATTCTTCCTATTGGTGGG GTGAAAGAGAAAACTATAGCGGCGAGGCGGAGTCagattaaaacaataatatttccAGAGGCAAACCGGAGAGACTTTGATGAGCTGGCAGAGAATGTGAAAGAAGGGCTTAATGTTCACTTCGTGGATGACTATGGAAAGATCTTCGAGCTTGCCTTTGGCTATGACAAACAAGAAGACTGA
- a CDS encoding Uncharacterized protein (Uncharacterized protein; INVOLVED IN: biological_process unknown; LOCATED IN: chloroplast; EXPRESSED IN: 23 plant structures; EXPRESSED DURING: 13 growth stages; BEST Arabidopsis thaliana protein match is: Uncharacterized protein (TAIR:AT2G41830.1); Has 30201 Blast hits to 17322 proteins in 780 species: Archae - 12; Bacteria - 1396; Metazoa - 17338; Fungi - 3422; Plants - 5037; Viruses - 0; Other Eukaryotes - 2996 (source: NCBI BLink).): MGFISRNVFPACESMCICCPALRSRSRQPVKRYKKLLGEIFPKSPDGGPNERKIVKLCEYAAKNPIRIPKIAKFLEERCYKDLRSEQMKFINIVTEAYNKMLCHCKDQMAYFATSLLNVVTELLDNSKQDTPTILGCQTLTRFIYSQVDGTYTHSIEKFALKVCSLAREEGEEHQKQCLRASGLQCLSAMVWYMGEFSHIFATVDEIVHAILDNYEADMIVQTNEDREEQNCNWVNEVIRCEGRGTTICNSPSYMIVRPRTARKDPTLLTKEETEMPKVWAQICLQRMVDLAKESTTLRQILDPMFSYFNSRRQWTPPNGLAMIVLSDAVYLMETSGSQQLVLSTVVRHLDNKHVANDPELKAYIIQVAGCLAKLIRTSSYLRDISFVNDLCRHLRKSFQATARSIGDEELNLNVMIQNSIEDCLREIAKGIVNTQPLFDMMAVSVEGLPSSGIVSRAAVGSLLILAHAMSSALSPSMRSQQVFPDTLLDALLKAMLHPNVETRVGAHEIFSVILLQSSGQSQAGLASVRASGYLNESRNWRSDTTSAFTSVTARLDKLRKEKDGVKIEKNGYNNTHEDLKNYKSSPKFHKLNSIIDRTAGFINLADMLPSMMKFTEDQIGQLLSAFWIQSALPDILPSNIEAIAHSFSLVLLSLRLKNPDDGLVVRAFQLLFSLRTLSLDLNNGTLPSVCKRLILALSTSMLMFAAKIYQIPHICEMLKAQLPGDVDPYLFIGDDLQLHVRPQANMKDFGSSSDSQMATSMLFEMRSKVELSNTIITDIVAKNLPKLSKLEEADVKMQILEQFTPDDAFMFGSRPNIEPQPNQSISKESLSFDEDIPAGSMVEDEVTSELSVRFPPRGSPSPSIPQVISIGQLMESALEVAGQVVGSSVSTSPLPYDTMTNRCETFGTGTREKLSRWLATENRQMNGLYGNSLEESSALEKVVEDGNIYGRESGMLQDSWSMMRLPPASPFDNFLKAAGAGR; the protein is encoded by the exons ATGGGGTTTATCTCTAGGAATGTGTTTCCGGCATGCGAGAGTATGTGCATTTGCTGTCCTGCTCTCAGGTCGAGATCTCGTCAGCCTGTCAAGCGTTACAAGAAATTGCTCGGCGAGATCTTCCCTAAATCCCCT GATGGTGGACCAAATGAGAGAAAGATTGTCAAATTGTGTGAGTATGCTGCAAAGAACCCAATCCGTATCCCTAAG ATTGCTAAGTTTCTTGAAGAGAGGTGTTACAAGGACCTTCGATCTGAACAGATGAAGTTCATCAATATTGTCACTGAAGCTTACAACAAAATGCTTTGCCACTGCAAGGATCAGAT GGCTTATTTCGCTACAAGTTTGCTGAATGTGGTTACGGAACTACTTGACAATTCAAAGCAGGACACACCGACCATTCTTGGATGCCAAACACTGACGAGGTTCATTTACAGCCAG GTTGATGGAACTTATACACACAGCATTGAAAAATTTGCGCTCAAAGTTTGCTCATTGGCTCGTGAAGAAGGTGAGGAACATCAAAAACAGTGTCTGAGAGCATCTGGCCTGCAATGCCTGTCAGCGATG GTGTGGTATATGGGAGAGTTTTCACATATCTTCGCTACTGTTGATGAGATTGTACATGCCATTCTTGATAATTACGAGGCAGACATGATTGTTCAGACAAATGAAGACAGAGAAGAGCAAAATTGTAACTGGGTAAATGAAGTGATTAGATGTGAAGGCCGAGGAACAACAATTTGTAATAGCCCTAGCTACATGATTGTCCGACCGAGAACTGCAAGAAAAGATCCGACTCTATTGACTAA aGAAGAGACTGAGATGCCCAAAGTTTGGGCACAGATTTGTCTCCAGAGAATGGTTGACCTGGCTAAAGAAAGCACAACTCTGCGGCAAATCTTGGATCCTATGTTCAGCTATTTTAATTCTAGACGCCAATGGACTCCCCCAAATGGCCTGGCCATGATAGTTCTGTCTGATGCAGTATACTTGATGGAAACCTCTG GGAGTCAGCAGTTGGTGTTGTCGACTGTTGTACGCCATCTGGACAATAAGCATGTTGCCAATGACCCTGAGCTCAAGGCTTATATCATACAAGTTGCTGGTTGTCTAGCAAAGCTGATCAGGACCAGCTCGTATCTTAGGGACATAAGTTTTGTTAATGACTTGTGTCGCCACCTGAGGAAAAGCTTTCAGGCGACAGCTAGATCAATTGGAGATGAGGAACTCAACTTGAACGTGATGATTCAAAACTCTATTGAAGATTGTCTGCGGGAGATAGCCAAAGGAATTGTTAATACACAGCCCCTGTTCGATATGATGGCTGTTTCAGTCGAGGGTCTTCCTTCTTCAGGAATTGTTTCACGCGCAGCCGTTGGATCACTGTTGATACTTGCACATGCAATGTCTTCAGCATTATCGCCATCTATGCGTTCACAACAG GTCTTCCCTGACACACTTCTTGATGCACTTCTAAAAGCAATGCTGCATCCAAATGTGGAAACCCGTGTAGGAGCGCATGAAATATTCTCTGTAATTCTCTTGCAAAGTTCTGGTCAATCTCAGGCTGGACTTGCATCAGTGAGAGCTTCTGGCTATCTTAATGAATCAAGAAACTGGAGGAGTGATACAACCTCTGCGTTCACATCTGTCACTGCTCGTTTAGACAAGCTCAGGAAGGAGAAGGATGGCGTCAAGATTGAGAAGAATGGTTACAATAATACTCACGAGGATCTTAAGAACTACAAATCGTCCCCAAAGTTTCACAAGTTGAATTCCATAATTGATAGGACTGCTGGGTTTATCAATCTAGCTGATATG TTACCATCGATGATGAAGTTTACGGAAGATCAAATCGGGCAACTGTTATCTGCATTTTGGATACAATCAGCACTTCCTGATATCTTACCTTCAAACATTGAAGCTATTGCTCATTCTTTTAGCTTGGTGCTTCTGTCCTTGCGACTAAAG AATCCTGATGACGGGCTTGTTGTTCGAGCCTTccagcttctcttctcattgAGGACTCTTTCGTTGGACCTTAATAACG gCACATTACCCTCAGTTTGCAAGCGGTTGATCCTTGCTTTATCCACAAGTATGCTGATGTTCGCTGCCAAAATATATCAGATTCCTCATATTTGTGAAATGTTGAAGGCCCAACTTCCTGGTGAT GTGGATCCTTATCTTTTCATTGGAGATGACTTACAACTTCACGTAAGACCACAGGCAAATATGAAAGATTTTGGGTCCTCAAGCGATAGCCAGATGGCTACTTCAATGCTGTTTGAGATGCGAAGCAAAGTAGAACTGTCCAACACTATTATAACCGATATTGTCGCAAAAAATCTACCTAAACTTTCGAAG CTCGAGGAAGCTGATGTGAAGATGCAAATCTTGGAGCAATTTACACCTGATGATGCTTTTATGTTTGGATCAAGGCCAAACATTGAACCTCAACCAAACCAAAGTATCTCTAAGGAATCGCTGTCCTTCGATGAG GACATACCTGCCGGTTCAATGGTTGAGGACGAAGTGACGAGTGAACTCTCTGTGCGTTTCCCCCCAAGAGGATCTCCCTCACCATCTATTCCTCAAGTTATCAGCATTGGACAGCTCATGGAATCT GCGCTTGAGGTCGCTGGTCAAGTGGTTGGGTCATCTGTCTCTACTTCTCCGCTTCCTTATGACACAATGACTAACCGCTGTGAAACCTTTGGGACTGGTACTAGAGAGAAGCTCTCAAGGTGGTTGGCCACTGAGAACCGTCAGATGAATGGGCTCTATGGAAATTCACTTGAGGAATCATCTGCACTTGAGAAG GTAGTAGAAGATGGGAACATCTATGGGAGAGAATCTGGAATGTTGCAGGATTCATGGTCCATGATGAGACTACCTCCAGCTAGTCCCTTTGACAATTTCCTCAAAGCAGCAGGAGCTGGAAGATGA
- a CDS encoding AGAMOUS-like MADS-box protein has protein sequence MREDTMFKKALELSTLCDIEVCVILYSRDGELIKTWPEDQSKVRDMAERFSKLHERERRKKRTNLSLFLRKKILDNSKLSEKVLEMKDSLESGLRVLQDKLLLLQPEKNQTELGQIPVINNGQNHW, from the coding sequence ATGAGAGAAGATACAATGTTTAAGAAAGCCCTCGAGCTTTCAACTCTGTGCGATATCGAAGTCTGTGTCATACTTTATAGTCGTGACGGAGAACTCATCAAGACATGGCCGGAGGATCAATCCAAGGTTCGAGACATGGCAGAGAGGTTTAGCAAACTACACGAGAGAGAGCGACGCAAGAAAAGAACCAacctttctctgtttctacgTAAGAAGATCCTCGACAACAGTAAGCTCTCGGAGAAAGTCTTAGAGATGAAGGATTCATTAGAAAGTGGTCTACGGGTACTACAAGATAAGCTTCTGTTACTACAACCCGAGAAAAACCAGACCGAGTTAGGTCAGATCCCCGTCATCAACAATGGACAGAACCATTGGTGA
- the AGL26 gene encoding tRNA (cytidine(34)-2'-O)-methyltransferase (AGAMOUS-like 26 (AGL26); FUNCTIONS IN: RNA binding, sequence-specific DNA binding, sequence-specific DNA binding transcription factor activity, RNA methyltransferase activity; INVOLVED IN: regulation of transcription, DNA-dependent, RNA processing; LOCATED IN: nucleus; EXPRESSED IN: 22 plant structures; EXPRESSED DURING: 13 growth stages; CONTAINS InterPro DOMAIN/s: tRNA/rRNA methyltransferase, SpoU (InterPro:IPR001537), Transcription factor, MADS-box (InterPro:IPR002100); BEST Arabidopsis thaliana protein match is: AGAMOUS-like 89 (TAIR:AT5G27580.1); Has 6012 Blast hits to 6012 proteins in 2123 species: Archae - 0; Bacteria - 4418; Metazoa - 4; Fungi - 0; Plants - 41; Viruses - 0; Other Eukaryotes - 1549 (source: NCBI BLink).): protein MESCCRSVIASRTFHLRSSGRLFPSLSLTHLKGKLSLSINSFSSKIQSHALRGVGIGESDKKNPLPRGAGEGVKEDARSKLLHVVLVSPQIPGNTGCIARTCAASAVGLHLVGPLGFQVDDARVKRAGLDYWPFVVVKAHSSWAEFQEYFRLQEGEKRMIAFTKRGTRIHSDFSYRSGDYLLFGSETSGLPPEALSDCNHEPYGGGTLRIPMVETYVRCLNLSVSVGIALYEASRQLNYEQIECAPQGCVNGEEPLLTEDIFA, encoded by the exons ATGGAGAGTTGCTGTCGGAGCGTCATAGCTTCAAGGACGTTTCATCTGCGGTCAAGTGGCCGTCTATTTCCCTCTCTTAGCTTAACTCATCTCAAGGGCAAGCTATCTCTCTCCATCAACTCGTTTTCCTCCAAGATTCAGTCTCATGCTCTCCGAGGAGTTGGTATAGGCGAGTCAGATAAGAAAAATCCCCTGCCGCGAGGGGCCGGAGAAGGAGTCAAGGAAGATGCGAGGAGTAAGCTGCTTCATGTAGTTTTGGTCTCTCCTCAG ATTCCTGGGAATACAGGTTGCATTGCAAGAACATGTGCTGCCTCAGCTGTTGGTCTGCATTTAGTCGGG CCATTAGGTTTTCAAGTGGATGACGCCAGAGTTAAGCGAGCTGGTTTGGATTATTGGCC CTTTGTGGTTGTCAAAGCGCATAGCTCATGGGCTGAGTTTCAAGAATATTTCAGGCTTCAG GAGGGAGAAAAACGAATGATAGCTTTTACAAAAAGAGGAACAAGGATACATTCA GATTTTTCTTACCGATCAGGCGATTACCTCTTGTTCGGGTCAGAGACAAGCGGTCTACCTCCTGAAGCGCTGTCAGACTGCAATCACGAACCATATGGAGGGGGGACCCTACGTATTCCCATGGTAGAAACGTATGTGAGATGTCTGAATCTTTCGGTGAGTGTAGGGATTGCTCTGTATGAAGCGTCCAGACAACTTAACTATGAGCAAATCGAGTGTGCACCTCAAGGCTGTGTGAATGGTGAAGAACCATTGTTGACAGAGGATATCTTTGCTTGA